Proteins from a single region of Deltaproteobacteria bacterium:
- a CDS encoding sigma-54 dependent transcriptional regulator: MDRFKIAIIDDESIVCREIKRGLSREGYHVETFADAESGLSAFEREAFDLVLCDLRLPGLGGQDVLKHIRTHYPRTEVILITGYGSVDSAIEAIRAGAFHYVAKPVKMAEIRLLVKRALDKVALVREKEALKEALFARDRPTEIVGRSKAMNEVFRLIEKVAPLDCTVLIQGESGTGKEMVARALHRRSQRNKGPFVSFNCGGFTEELISNELFGHEKGAFTGANETKIGLLEAAHTGTIFLDEISEMPATMQVKLLRFVEERVLLRVGGVKPLPVDVRLLAASNQDLADMVKRRAFREDLFYRLNVVGITLPPLRTRRDDIPLLVRHFLEKYSHAFAKEVKGVSSEVMQILSRYPFPGNVRELENIVERAIALSEETEISVRDLPSDLQALSISSLEKNHWLSLEEKEKEYIREVLVQTDYNRNLAAEILGLPRTTLWRKMKRFGLE; the protein is encoded by the coding sequence ATGGACCGATTCAAGATAGCCATAATAGACGATGAATCCATTGTCTGCAGGGAGATCAAACGGGGCCTGTCCAGGGAAGGCTACCATGTGGAAACCTTTGCGGACGCCGAGTCGGGTCTGAGCGCCTTTGAACGGGAGGCCTTCGATCTGGTGCTCTGCGACCTCCGGCTCCCGGGACTGGGCGGACAGGATGTGCTGAAGCACATCCGCACCCATTACCCCCGCACCGAGGTCATCCTCATCACCGGATACGGCTCCGTGGATTCAGCCATCGAGGCGATCCGGGCCGGGGCCTTCCATTATGTGGCAAAACCGGTGAAAATGGCCGAGATCCGGCTTCTGGTCAAACGGGCACTGGATAAGGTGGCCCTGGTTCGCGAAAAGGAGGCCCTCAAGGAGGCCCTCTTCGCCAGGGACCGACCGACTGAGATCGTAGGGCGCAGCAAGGCGATGAATGAGGTGTTTCGGCTCATCGAAAAGGTTGCGCCGTTGGACTGCACTGTGCTCATCCAGGGAGAAAGCGGCACCGGCAAGGAGATGGTTGCCCGGGCCCTGCACCGTCGAAGTCAAAGAAACAAGGGGCCTTTTGTGTCTTTCAACTGCGGCGGTTTTACCGAGGAGTTGATCAGCAACGAGCTGTTCGGCCATGAAAAGGGCGCTTTTACCGGCGCCAACGAAACAAAAATCGGCCTCCTGGAGGCCGCCCACACGGGGACCATCTTCCTCGACGAAATCAGCGAGATGCCGGCCACCATGCAGGTCAAACTGCTTCGGTTTGTCGAAGAACGCGTGTTGCTGCGTGTGGGCGGCGTAAAGCCGCTGCCGGTGGATGTCCGTCTGCTCGCAGCCAGCAATCAGGATCTGGCGGACATGGTCAAGAGACGCGCGTTCCGGGAAGACCTCTTCTACCGACTCAATGTCGTGGGCATCACCTTGCCGCCGCTCCGGACCCGGCGGGACGATATTCCCCTCCTTGTGCGGCATTTTCTCGAAAAATACAGCCACGCCTTTGCCAAGGAGGTCAAGGGGGTTTCCTCCGAGGTCATGCAGATCCTCTCCAGATATCCCTTTCCCGGCAATGTAAGAGAACTGGAAAACATTGTCGAGCGCGCCATCGCCCTGTCCGAAGAAACCGAGATCTCGGTGCGCGATCTCCCTTCCGATCTCCAGGCGCTTTCCATCAGCAGTCTGGAAAAAAATCACTGGCTGTCATTGGAAGAGAAAGAAAAAGAATATATCCGCGAGGTGTTGGTCCAGACCGATTACAACAGGAACCTCGCCGCCGAAATTCTGGGCCTGCCCCGGACCACTCTCTGGCGCAAGATGAAGCGCTTCGGCCTCGAATGA
- a CDS encoding universal stress protein, whose amino-acid sequence MLQKKILVPLRTSEKSLKGVHHALALAKRLGARVYILQQAASTEAEDPLGSVLEEALIDLINSARDAGLTLSHHVATRNLKEEIVGMAREEGIDLMVFETDDEIGRRLLGQVKPLVASQIIQVKEKVVSDCLIGDAPQETYGIGIENV is encoded by the coding sequence ATGCTGCAAAAGAAGATACTCGTCCCGCTAAGGACCTCGGAAAAAAGTCTCAAGGGTGTCCATCATGCCCTGGCCCTGGCCAAACGACTCGGGGCCCGGGTTTACATTCTTCAGCAGGCCGCATCCACGGAAGCGGAAGACCCCCTTGGATCGGTTCTGGAGGAGGCCCTGATCGACCTGATCAACAGCGCCCGGGACGCCGGCCTGACCTTGTCGCACCATGTCGCAACCAGGAATTTGAAAGAGGAGATCGTGGGCATGGCGAGGGAAGAGGGGATTGACCTGATGGTGTTCGAGACAGACGACGAGATCGGCAGGCGGCTCCTGGGACAGGTCAAACCCCTGGTGGCGAGCCAGATCATTCAGGTCAAGGAAAAGGTTGTCAGCGATTGCCTGATCGGCGATGCCCCACAGGAAACTTATGGGATCGGCATTGAAAATGTTTAG
- a CDS encoding HAMP domain-containing histidine kinase — protein sequence MHPIRMTIRAQIMIAFIITFAFMAGIIAVNYGYIHRLSRSMQLFEVAGELNSTLLEMRRYEKNYFLYRQEFNYEENVTYTNRLAMILQREKEALVEAIGSENYGKALKNVEEYSTKMVQLREASCAVGDCAPLESLIRGIGHNLLLLADEFLATERRDIDRLLVQMTPLPLIGFLMLVLLSGFVLFFIGEKVIRPLARITRESEAVARGAFQRITPYGDAKNEIHHLVSAINRMMEELEKRQEQLIQSRKIASIGTLTAGIAHEINNPVNNLSLILESLVEDGDNMDNDERRGLYQEAMDQADRTSEIVKNLLEFSRASHPRLEDVDPSEVVEKTARLLRNEMELRKIRFTKEIQPGLPKVRMDKDGLQQVLLNLFMNAIQAMESDGELKAMVGPADTPGEIRIDVVDNGPGIPPEIIEQIFDPFFTTKKEGVGTGLGLSVSYNIIKKNGGRIELESQPGHGARFSIFLPLTGALFNGEQEWTDSR from the coding sequence TTGCATCCCATCCGCATGACCATTCGCGCGCAGATTATGATCGCGTTTATTATCACTTTCGCGTTCATGGCCGGGATTATTGCGGTCAACTATGGATACATCCACCGCCTGTCGCGATCCATGCAGTTGTTCGAGGTGGCCGGTGAACTCAACAGCACCCTTTTGGAGATGCGACGGTATGAGAAAAACTACTTCCTCTACCGTCAGGAGTTCAACTACGAAGAGAATGTCACCTATACCAACCGGCTGGCCATGATCCTTCAGCGGGAGAAGGAGGCCCTGGTCGAGGCCATCGGCAGTGAAAACTACGGGAAAGCCCTCAAAAATGTCGAGGAGTATTCGACGAAGATGGTCCAACTTCGCGAGGCCTCCTGCGCGGTGGGGGATTGCGCCCCGCTCGAAAGCCTGATCCGCGGTATCGGGCATAATCTCCTTCTCCTGGCCGATGAATTTCTCGCTACGGAGCGCAGAGACATTGACAGGCTTCTCGTGCAGATGACGCCCCTTCCCCTCATCGGTTTTCTGATGCTCGTGCTGTTGTCGGGATTTGTTCTATTTTTTATCGGTGAAAAGGTCATCCGTCCTCTGGCAAGAATCACCCGAGAGTCCGAAGCCGTGGCCCGAGGTGCTTTTCAGCGCATCACGCCCTATGGGGATGCCAAAAACGAGATTCACCACCTGGTGTCAGCCATCAACCGGATGATGGAGGAGTTGGAAAAACGGCAGGAACAGCTCATCCAGTCCCGCAAGATTGCCTCCATCGGCACCCTGACCGCGGGCATCGCCCACGAAATCAACAATCCGGTCAACAACCTTTCGCTGATTCTGGAATCCCTGGTGGAAGACGGCGACAACATGGACAACGATGAACGCCGGGGGCTTTATCAGGAGGCCATGGATCAGGCCGACAGGACCAGCGAGATCGTCAAAAATCTCCTCGAATTTTCAAGGGCGAGCCACCCGCGTCTGGAAGACGTGGATCCCTCGGAAGTGGTGGAAAAAACCGCCCGTCTGCTCCGCAATGAGATGGAATTGCGAAAAATCCGGTTCACTAAAGAAATCCAGCCTGGGTTGCCCAAGGTCCGCATGGACAAGGACGGCCTCCAGCAGGTCCTGCTCAATCTGTTCATGAATGCCATTCAGGCCATGGAATCCGATGGCGAGCTGAAGGCAATGGTAGGACCGGCGGACACACCCGGCGAGATCCGTATCGACGTCGTTGATAACGGGCCGGGCATCCCACCGGAAATTATTGAGCAGATCTTCGACCCCTTTTTCACCACCAAGAAAGAAGGTGTGGGAACCGGGTTGGGCCTTTCGGTGAGCTACAACATCATTAAAAAGAACGGGGGCAGGATCGAATTGGAGAGCCAGCCCGGCCATGGGGCACGCTTTTCCATTTTTCTGCCGCTGACAGGTGCATTGTTCAACGGGGAACAGGAATGGACCGATTCAAGATAG
- a CDS encoding response regulator, giving the protein MRDPIKIVVIDDEPIVGERLKAMLVRDGHRVENFVNPLRAIDRLQETDVDIVITDIRMAEMDGIQVLEKVLEKSRHTRVIMISGYATLDLAKESLTKGAFDFIAKPFKLKELRNTIKKAVKSLDRENDQPASAASA; this is encoded by the coding sequence ATGAGAGATCCTATCAAAATAGTCGTTATCGATGACGAGCCTATCGTGGGGGAGCGCCTCAAGGCGATGCTGGTGAGGGACGGGCACCGGGTCGAAAACTTTGTCAATCCGCTGAGGGCCATCGATCGTCTGCAAGAAACGGATGTTGACATCGTGATCACCGATATCCGCATGGCGGAAATGGACGGGATTCAGGTCTTGGAGAAGGTCTTGGAGAAATCCCGGCATACCCGGGTTATCATGATCAGCGGGTATGCTACCCTGGACCTGGCAAAGGAATCATTGACCAAGGGGGCCTTTGACTTCATTGCAAAGCCTTTTAAGCTGAAGGAACTTCGAAACACCATTAAAAAGGCGGTCAAATCCCTGGACCGGGAAAATGACCAACCTGCCAGCGCGGCATCAGCCTGA